The Streptomyces avermitilis MA-4680 = NBRC 14893 genome contains a region encoding:
- a CDS encoding amino acid adenylation domain-containing protein, translating to MPPSPLHAHLIPADCPPSGHTHAWRVRLPEGADTVRLSHLLDTAVAPWWPEATARPTLWSEPVPAAAGSTIADRRLRAELHRPLGTGQAPLRVVLLAYADGRADLILVAHRGFLDAASLRHVADVLLDRAPAERHAPPASARLAPADAELRKAWSVAEFAGRVEWAAGDSSAGDRTGVVRQALRDTAADTSGGALAVATGLVLGRYENQDTPVVGALTGHPGRPADALGPDAGTLLALDLSGARSTAELLREAAHTLTATWCDRQTYADLVAESGGRVLAGVLDPVAHPADGPTETYLPCQTAPFPLTVMVRRRTDGEPELEIHHRLADVDEAAARQFARHLARSLEQLSADAQETAPEDIDLLGDEDRDALVALGRPARPLEWQPQRIDEVFAHRAAERPEAIALSCEDHSLTYAELNNRADRFAGALHNLGVRPGERVGVCLDRSLDLVVTMLAVLKADAVYVPMDPAYPADRLAYTAEDAGLRLVVTALEDFPAGQARTIHPEELAAGTAMAAPAPGRGNEQAAYVIYTSGSTGRPKGVVVPHRNVVALLGATREDFGLCPDDTWTLFHSAAFDFSVWEIWGPLLTGARLVVVPYWVSRSPQDFRALLRDERVTVLNQTPSAFAQLVEADRQHEPDLAVRLVVFGGEPLDARGLRDWFDRYPERRCRLVNMFGITETTVHVTAQTVGRKEALSGSRSVGPALPGWYLYVLDERQRPVPLNVPGEIYVGGEGVALEYLGRPELTAERFVTDPFTGGRMYRSGDKGRLRPDGRLEHLGRLDTQVKLRGFRIELDEIRNVLLDDPTVTAAAVVLGSADAGDAAAARLDAYVVLAGGDTAAVRRRAAKVLPEYMLPATVTALPALPLTANGKLDARRLPAPAAGAPAAVAAPSAQPSPDSTEASGTGLAAALVEVWQDVLGVPVGPDDNFFELGGNSLYAVRLAAAMNERNLPPMPMRELYLNPTVNRLAAVLAPGDQA from the coding sequence ATGCCGCCTTCCCCCCTCCACGCCCACCTGATCCCGGCCGACTGCCCACCGTCGGGCCACACCCATGCCTGGCGGGTCCGGCTGCCCGAAGGCGCCGACACCGTCCGCCTTTCCCACCTGCTCGACACCGCGGTCGCCCCGTGGTGGCCCGAGGCCACCGCACGTCCGACGCTGTGGAGCGAACCCGTCCCCGCGGCCGCCGGCTCCACCATCGCGGACCGTCGCCTGCGGGCCGAGCTGCACCGCCCGCTGGGCACCGGCCAGGCGCCGCTGCGCGTGGTGCTCCTCGCCTACGCGGACGGCCGGGCCGACCTGATCCTGGTCGCCCACCGCGGCTTCCTGGACGCGGCCTCGCTGCGGCACGTGGCCGACGTACTGCTCGATCGCGCGCCGGCCGAGCGGCACGCCCCGCCGGCGAGCGCGCGGCTCGCGCCTGCCGACGCGGAGCTGCGCAAGGCGTGGAGCGTGGCGGAGTTCGCCGGCCGGGTCGAATGGGCGGCGGGCGACAGTTCCGCCGGGGACCGCACCGGCGTGGTGCGGCAGGCCCTGCGGGACACGGCCGCCGACACGTCGGGGGGCGCGCTCGCGGTCGCCACGGGACTGGTTCTCGGGCGGTACGAGAACCAGGACACCCCTGTCGTCGGCGCCCTGACCGGCCACCCGGGCCGCCCGGCCGACGCCCTCGGGCCCGACGCGGGCACCCTCCTGGCCCTGGACCTCTCCGGCGCGCGCTCCACCGCCGAGCTGCTGCGCGAGGCCGCGCACACGCTGACAGCCACGTGGTGCGACCGGCAGACCTACGCGGACCTGGTGGCCGAGTCGGGCGGCCGCGTGCTGGCGGGCGTGCTCGATCCGGTCGCGCACCCGGCGGACGGCCCCACCGAGACCTATCTGCCGTGCCAGACGGCCCCCTTCCCCCTCACCGTGATGGTGCGCCGCCGTACGGACGGGGAGCCGGAGCTGGAGATCCACCACCGTCTCGCCGACGTCGACGAGGCGGCGGCCCGGCAGTTCGCCCGGCACCTGGCGCGGAGCCTGGAGCAACTGTCCGCCGACGCGCAGGAGACGGCCCCCGAGGACATCGACCTGCTGGGCGACGAGGACCGGGACGCCCTGGTGGCCCTCGGCCGCCCGGCGCGACCGCTCGAGTGGCAGCCGCAGCGCATCGACGAGGTCTTCGCGCACCGCGCCGCCGAGCGCCCCGAGGCGATCGCCCTCAGCTGCGAGGACCACTCGCTGACGTACGCGGAGCTGAACAACCGGGCCGACCGCTTCGCGGGAGCGCTGCACAACCTCGGTGTCCGGCCCGGTGAACGGGTCGGCGTCTGCCTGGACCGCTCCCTGGACCTGGTCGTCACGATGCTGGCCGTGCTCAAGGCCGACGCCGTCTACGTGCCGATGGACCCGGCCTACCCGGCCGACCGGCTCGCCTACACCGCCGAGGACGCGGGGCTGCGCCTCGTCGTCACCGCGCTGGAGGACTTCCCCGCCGGACAGGCCCGCACGATCCATCCGGAGGAGCTGGCAGCGGGCACCGCCATGGCCGCGCCCGCACCCGGACGGGGCAACGAGCAGGCCGCGTACGTCATCTACACGTCCGGCTCGACCGGCCGCCCCAAGGGCGTCGTCGTCCCGCACCGCAACGTGGTCGCCCTGCTCGGTGCCACCCGGGAGGACTTCGGCCTCTGCCCGGACGACACCTGGACGCTGTTCCACTCCGCCGCCTTCGACTTCTCGGTCTGGGAGATCTGGGGCCCGCTGCTCACCGGTGCCCGGCTCGTCGTCGTGCCGTACTGGGTCTCCCGCTCCCCGCAGGATTTCCGCGCGTTGCTGCGGGACGAGCGGGTCACGGTGCTCAACCAGACACCCTCGGCGTTCGCCCAGCTGGTGGAGGCGGACCGGCAGCACGAACCGGACCTTGCGGTGCGCCTGGTGGTGTTCGGCGGCGAGCCGCTGGACGCACGTGGTCTGCGCGACTGGTTCGACCGTTACCCGGAGCGCCGCTGCCGCCTGGTGAACATGTTCGGCATCACCGAGACCACCGTCCACGTCACCGCCCAGACGGTCGGCCGCAAGGAGGCCCTGTCCGGCTCCCGTTCCGTGGGCCCGGCGCTGCCGGGCTGGTACCTCTACGTGCTCGACGAACGGCAGCGACCCGTCCCCCTCAACGTCCCCGGTGAGATCTACGTCGGTGGCGAGGGCGTGGCGCTGGAGTACCTCGGCCGTCCCGAGCTGACCGCCGAGCGCTTCGTCACGGATCCGTTCACCGGCGGCCGGATGTACCGCAGCGGAGACAAGGGCCGGCTGCGGCCGGACGGCCGGCTGGAGCACCTGGGCCGACTGGACACCCAGGTCAAGCTGCGCGGCTTCCGGATCGAGCTGGACGAGATCCGCAACGTCCTGCTGGACGACCCCACGGTGACCGCGGCCGCCGTGGTCCTCGGCAGCGCCGATGCCGGGGACGCGGCCGCGGCGCGCCTGGACGCCTACGTGGTCCTCGCCGGCGGCGACACCGCCGCGGTGCGCCGGCGGGCGGCCAAGGTGCTGCCCGAGTACATGCTGCCGGCCACCGTCACAGCTCTGCCCGCGCTGCCGCTGACCGCGAACGGGAAGCTGGACGCCCGTCGGCTGCCCGCTCCCGCGGCCGGTGCGCCCGCGGCGGTGGCCGCCCCGTCCGCACAGCCGTCGCCCGACTCCACCGAGGCCTCGGGCACGGGACTGGCCGCCGCGCTCGTCGAGGTCTGGCAGGACGTCCTCGGCGTGCCGGTCGGCCCGGACGACAACTTCTTCGAGCTGGGCGGCAACTCCCTGTACGCGGTGCGCCTCGCGGCCGCGATGAACGAGCGGAACCTGCCCCCGATGCCGATGCGGGAGCTGTACCTGAACCCGACCGTCAACCGCCTCGCCGCGGTCCTCGCACCGGGAGACCAGGCGTGA
- a CDS encoding SDR family oxidoreductase — translation MTPRLSGKTAVITGAARGLGRATAVAFAREGADLMLLDLAADLPGVPYPLGSESQLAHTAELCREQGVAASTARLDVRDLDAVEAAMATTRERFGRIDVLVNNAGIAAPSGKAAHEIDEREWQLMIDVDLSGAWRTIRAVGGHMAEQRSGSIINIASTAGLVGYRHFAGYVAAKHGLVGLTKAVALDYAPLKVRVNALCPGSVRDDSQVEGRMLSEIARCLDVPVAEHEETFVQAQPMNSLIEPEDIASAAVWLASDESRQVTGSVLAVDGGFTAR, via the coding sequence ATGACCCCGCGACTGTCCGGCAAGACCGCTGTCATCACGGGCGCCGCCCGCGGTCTGGGACGCGCCACCGCGGTGGCGTTCGCCCGCGAGGGTGCCGACCTGATGCTGCTCGACCTGGCGGCGGACCTGCCGGGCGTCCCCTACCCGCTGGGCTCCGAGAGCCAGCTGGCCCACACCGCCGAGTTGTGCCGCGAGCAAGGCGTCGCCGCCTCGACGGCCCGGCTCGACGTGCGTGACCTCGACGCGGTGGAGGCCGCGATGGCCACCACCCGCGAGCGGTTCGGACGGATCGACGTACTCGTCAACAACGCCGGGATCGCCGCCCCTTCGGGCAAGGCCGCCCATGAGATCGACGAGCGTGAGTGGCAGCTGATGATCGACGTCGACCTCTCCGGAGCCTGGCGGACCATCCGCGCGGTAGGCGGTCACATGGCCGAGCAGCGCTCGGGCAGCATCATCAACATCGCCTCCACCGCGGGCCTGGTGGGCTACCGCCACTTCGCCGGCTACGTGGCCGCCAAGCACGGCCTGGTCGGTCTGACCAAGGCCGTCGCGCTCGACTACGCACCGCTCAAGGTGCGGGTGAACGCCCTCTGCCCCGGCTCGGTCCGGGACGACTCGCAGGTCGAGGGCCGGATGCTGTCCGAAATCGCGCGTTGCCTGGACGTGCCGGTGGCCGAGCACGAGGAGACCTTCGTGCAGGCCCAGCCGATGAACTCCCTGATCGAGCCCGAGGACATCGCGTCGGCAGCCGTGTGGCTGGCCTCCGACGAGTCCCGCCAGGTCACCGGCAGCGTCCTCGCGGTGGACGGCGGCTTCACCGCCCGTTAG
- a CDS encoding thioesterase II family protein — MPRTHLICLPFAGSGASLFKEWQSLAPEGLRIVPVQLPGREERFIEAPHTEVARAVEEIHTTVLDQLADAEDIAVFGHSLGAVLAYELTHKLRVSQSVPPSRLFVSGSPGPWSGREHRATGLDDEAFLAQVRAFAGYDHPALAHPEMRALLLPMLRADVQMHENYRPTSDKPLDVAVTALRGSEDELVDAEQIAQWREATTADFRTAELDGGHMYLADGAEALLRLIAGELGPVDAR, encoded by the coding sequence ATGCCCAGGACTCATCTCATATGTCTGCCTTTCGCAGGTTCCGGTGCGTCGCTCTTCAAGGAATGGCAATCACTTGCTCCGGAAGGGCTCCGGATCGTCCCCGTGCAGCTCCCCGGTCGTGAGGAACGCTTCATCGAGGCTCCGCATACCGAGGTCGCCAGGGCCGTGGAGGAGATCCACACCACTGTGCTCGACCAGCTGGCCGACGCCGAAGACATAGCCGTCTTCGGGCACAGCCTGGGCGCCGTGCTGGCCTACGAGCTGACGCACAAGCTCCGCGTATCCCAGTCGGTGCCGCCGAGCCGGCTGTTCGTCAGTGGTTCGCCCGGCCCGTGGAGCGGTCGCGAGCACCGGGCCACCGGTCTGGACGACGAGGCGTTCCTGGCACAGGTCCGCGCGTTCGCCGGCTACGACCACCCCGCGCTCGCCCACCCCGAGATGCGCGCGCTCCTGCTGCCCATGCTGCGGGCCGACGTCCAGATGCACGAGAACTACCGCCCGACCTCCGACAAGCCCCTGGACGTGGCGGTCACGGCCCTGCGCGGCAGCGAGGACGAACTGGTCGACGCCGAGCAGATCGCCCAGTGGCGCGAGGCGACCACGGCCGACTTCCGCACGGCGGAGCTGGACGGCGGACACATGTACCTGGCCGACGGCGCCGAGGCACTGCTGCGGCTCATCGCCGGCGAGCTCGGGCCGGTGGACGCCCGATGA
- a CDS encoding thioesterase II family protein, giving the protein MSYEAWLSPLRRPTPRPEARIVVIPHSGAGPNALLPLVKHIPAPFEVVGVTLPGRERRFVEAPEISPDDLLGGIARELAALPSLPTVLFGHSLGGSIAFALSVTDPGSCSALVISAQLPCGSQIERPREWDEDALTRVLQRGGGTPADMLNDPAWRDHTLRLLRADLTLGGQLALRNAQMRVAHPLTVLGGEQDLLVPAERLGAWAERADTAVDSRVLPGGHFYLLDDANREVVAEAVAASARVATAAP; this is encoded by the coding sequence GTGTCGTACGAAGCCTGGCTCAGCCCCTTGCGGCGGCCGACTCCGCGCCCCGAGGCGCGGATCGTGGTCATCCCGCATTCCGGTGCCGGCCCCAATGCCCTGCTGCCGCTGGTGAAGCACATTCCCGCACCGTTCGAGGTCGTTGGAGTGACGCTTCCCGGGCGGGAGCGGCGGTTCGTCGAAGCGCCCGAGATCTCGCCGGACGACCTCCTCGGAGGCATCGCCCGTGAACTGGCCGCGCTGCCTTCCCTTCCCACCGTGCTGTTCGGGCACAGTCTCGGCGGATCCATCGCCTTCGCCCTGTCCGTGACGGATCCGGGCAGCTGCTCGGCGCTGGTCATCAGCGCCCAACTGCCTTGCGGATCGCAGATCGAGCGGCCGAGGGAGTGGGACGAGGACGCGCTGACCCGCGTGCTCCAGCGGGGCGGCGGGACTCCGGCCGACATGCTGAACGATCCGGCGTGGCGTGACCATACGCTGCGACTCCTGCGAGCCGACCTCACCCTCGGGGGACAGCTGGCGCTGCGCAACGCGCAGATGAGGGTGGCGCATCCGCTCACCGTGCTCGGAGGCGAGCAGGACCTCCTCGTCCCCGCGGAGCGGCTGGGCGCCTGGGCCGAGCGGGCGGACACCGCGGTGGATTCCCGCGTTCTCCCCGGCGGTCACTTCTATCTCCTCGACGATGCGAACCGCGAGGTTGTGGCCGAGGCCGTCGCGGCCTCCGCGAGGGTGGCCACGGCTGCCCCCTGA
- a CDS encoding LuxR C-terminal-related transcriptional regulator, whose translation MTAIHSDPAIALRDPDPTIVLRDLEKRIYARACEAGLVTTGDVEAGTGAPQSEIRAAIQNLRTLHLVRETEDGDGRFVAVSPESAKLQRLAPLLGELRRLQARTETMRTAYDGFVHVYETAAAERSRRAGIEVLPNRGDVRRTINGLAASSTTEVLTSHPGGPRPQEVLHESVARSRDLLERGVAIRTLYQHSAHFDVGTTAYVEHFTALGTQFRTLADGFPQLMIFDRRYVLVPLRDPSEGATLVSDPSIVDFATAAFERAWVAATPFRIAYDQRKVRETSEDVRHSIMRLLVTGEEDRRIAARLGLSLRSCQRHVAQIMKRIGARNRLHAGYLISQHDLLNRPLPDSPQELAS comes from the coding sequence GTGACAGCAATACACAGCGACCCGGCCATCGCCTTGCGGGATCCGGACCCGACCATCGTCTTGCGGGATCTGGAGAAGCGGATTTACGCCCGCGCCTGCGAAGCGGGGCTCGTCACCACCGGTGACGTCGAAGCGGGTACGGGGGCGCCGCAGAGCGAGATCCGCGCGGCCATCCAGAACCTGCGCACCCTTCACCTGGTGCGCGAAACGGAGGACGGGGACGGCCGGTTCGTCGCCGTGTCACCGGAGAGCGCGAAGCTCCAACGTCTTGCGCCGCTGCTCGGCGAACTACGGCGCCTTCAGGCACGGACCGAGACGATGCGCACCGCGTACGACGGCTTCGTCCACGTCTACGAGACGGCCGCGGCCGAACGATCGCGGCGAGCGGGCATCGAGGTCCTTCCGAACCGCGGCGACGTCCGGCGCACCATCAACGGCCTGGCGGCCTCGTCGACCACCGAGGTGCTCACGTCCCACCCGGGCGGTCCACGGCCGCAGGAAGTGCTCCACGAATCGGTCGCCAGGTCGCGTGACCTGCTGGAGCGGGGCGTCGCCATCCGGACTCTCTACCAGCACAGCGCCCACTTCGACGTCGGCACGACCGCCTACGTCGAGCACTTCACCGCCCTGGGCACCCAGTTCCGCACCCTGGCCGACGGGTTCCCGCAGCTGATGATCTTCGATCGGCGCTATGTGCTCGTACCGCTGCGCGACCCGTCCGAGGGCGCGACGCTGGTCAGCGACCCCAGCATCGTCGACTTCGCCACAGCCGCGTTCGAACGCGCCTGGGTTGCCGCCACCCCCTTCCGCATCGCCTACGACCAGCGGAAGGTCCGAGAAACCTCTGAGGACGTCCGGCACAGCATCATGCGTCTCCTGGTCACCGGCGAGGAGGACCGGCGCATCGCCGCGCGCCTCGGGCTGTCCCTGCGCAGTTGCCAGCGCCACGTCGCACAGATCATGAAGCGAATCGGCGCCCGAAACCGGCTCCACGCCGGTTACCTCATCTCCCAGCACGACCTTCTCAACCGGCCGCTCCCCGACTCCCCTCAGGAACTCGCCTCCTGA
- a CDS encoding immunity 7 family protein: MYEFHGWFGIAESPEEADTGTLEQGIAELRERVEALDWSTGEAVLRAHNGEWFVRADRLVNRRRDEAEELDALVAFIARRFPGGWGLLYERSDDLPSPPGPGAFRVRVLARGEVTERLDPFLSPVRPLIED, encoded by the coding sequence ATGTACGAGTTCCACGGTTGGTTCGGCATCGCGGAGTCGCCGGAGGAGGCCGACACCGGCACCCTGGAGCAGGGCATCGCCGAGCTGCGCGAACGGGTCGAGGCGCTCGACTGGTCGACGGGCGAGGCGGTGCTGCGCGCTCACAACGGGGAGTGGTTCGTACGCGCCGACAGGCTGGTCAACCGGCGGCGCGACGAGGCGGAGGAGCTCGACGCCCTGGTCGCCTTCATCGCACGGCGCTTCCCCGGCGGGTGGGGTCTCCTGTACGAGCGCTCGGACGACCTTCCCTCACCGCCGGGGCCGGGCGCCTTCAGGGTGCGGGTGCTGGCACGTGGTGAGGTGACGGAGCGGCTCGATCCGTTTCTGTCGCCGGTACGGCCGCTCATCGAGGACTGA
- a CDS encoding Txe/YoeB family addiction module toxin: MRLVFEDQGWEDYTSWLKNDRKMLARINRLIEDVKRDPFTGIGKPEPLKYHLPGVWSRRIDDEHRLVYLVTDKEVVILAARYHY; this comes from the coding sequence GTGAGGCTTGTCTTCGAGGATCAGGGCTGGGAGGACTACACGTCCTGGCTCAAGAACGACCGCAAGATGCTCGCTCGGATCAACAGGCTCATCGAGGACGTCAAACGCGATCCCTTCACGGGGATCGGCAAGCCCGAGCCGCTCAAGTACCACTTGCCTGGGGTGTGGTCGAGGCGGATCGATGACGAGCACCGTCTCGTCTACCTAGTCACCGACAAAGAGGTCGTCATCCTTGCCGCTCGCTACCACTACTGA
- a CDS encoding type II toxin-antitoxin system Phd/YefM family antitoxin, producing MSITASEARKALFPLIKKVNDDHEAIEIVSKHGNAVLVSAEDYAALREGSYLLRSPVNARRLLKAYENALGNINVSERELIDPDATDPAEGAA from the coding sequence ATGTCGATAACTGCGAGCGAAGCCCGCAAGGCTCTCTTTCCGCTGATCAAGAAGGTCAACGACGATCACGAGGCCATCGAGATCGTCTCCAAGCATGGCAACGCCGTGCTCGTCTCGGCCGAGGACTACGCGGCACTGCGCGAGGGCTCGTACCTGCTGCGCTCCCCTGTGAACGCACGGCGACTGCTCAAGGCGTACGAGAACGCCCTGGGCAACATCAACGTCTCGGAGCGCGAGCTGATCGATCCGGATGCGACGGATCCTGCTGAGGGCGCTGCGTGA
- the ychF gene encoding redox-regulated ATPase YchF, translating into MSLTIGIVGLPNVGKSTMFNALTKNDVLAANYPFATIEPNVGVVGVPDARLAKLAEIFGSQKILPATVDFVDIAGIVRGASEGEGLGNKFLANIRESDAICQVIRAFHDENVVHVDGKVSPKDDIETINTELILADLQTIEKVLPRLQRESRIKKDIGPKVAAVEAAQAILEKGETLFSAGIVQGSGNEELLHDLHLLTTKPFLYVFNVDEDELVDDDFKAEQRALVAPAEAIFLNAKLEADLAELDEEEAMELLESVGVEEPGMATLARVGFNTLGLQTYLTAGPKESRAWTIKKGATAPEAAGVIHTDFQKGFIKAEVISFEDLVETGSVAEARAKGKARMEGKDYVMQDGDVVEFRFNV; encoded by the coding sequence GTGTCGCTCACGATCGGAATCGTCGGTCTGCCCAATGTCGGCAAGTCGACCATGTTCAACGCCCTGACCAAGAACGACGTGCTCGCGGCCAACTACCCGTTCGCCACGATCGAGCCCAACGTGGGCGTGGTCGGTGTCCCCGACGCCCGGCTGGCCAAGCTGGCCGAGATCTTCGGTTCGCAGAAGATCCTTCCGGCGACCGTCGACTTCGTGGACATCGCGGGCATCGTGCGCGGCGCCAGCGAGGGCGAGGGCCTGGGCAACAAGTTCCTCGCGAACATCCGCGAGTCCGACGCGATCTGCCAGGTGATCCGCGCCTTCCACGACGAGAACGTCGTGCACGTCGACGGCAAGGTCTCGCCCAAGGACGACATCGAGACGATCAACACCGAGCTGATCCTCGCGGACCTCCAGACGATCGAGAAGGTCCTGCCGCGCCTGCAGCGGGAGTCGCGCATCAAGAAGGACATCGGCCCGAAGGTCGCGGCGGTCGAGGCGGCCCAGGCGATCCTGGAGAAGGGCGAGACCCTCTTCTCCGCGGGCATCGTCCAGGGCTCCGGCAACGAGGAGCTGCTGCACGACCTGCACCTGCTCACCACCAAGCCGTTCCTGTACGTCTTCAACGTCGACGAGGACGAGCTGGTCGACGACGACTTCAAGGCCGAGCAGCGCGCCCTGGTCGCCCCCGCCGAGGCGATCTTCCTCAACGCCAAGCTGGAGGCGGACCTCGCCGAGCTCGACGAGGAGGAAGCGATGGAGCTCCTGGAGTCGGTCGGCGTCGAGGAGCCCGGCATGGCGACCCTGGCCCGCGTCGGCTTCAACACCCTCGGCCTCCAGACGTACCTGACGGCCGGCCCCAAGGAGTCCCGCGCCTGGACCATCAAGAAGGGCGCCACCGCCCCCGAGGCCGCCGGTGTCATCCACACCGACTTCCAGAAGGGCTTCATCAAGGCGGAGGTCATCTCCTTCGAGGACCTGGTCGAGACGGGCTCGGTCGCCGAGGCCCGCGCCAAGGGCAAGGCACGCATGGAGGGCAAGGACTACGTGATGCAGGACGGCGACGTGGTCGAATTCCGCTTCAACGTCTGA
- a CDS encoding DUF6542 domain-containing protein, producing MEQHRTRPPQHGPRRGTPLPPQAGRGGAGAGRPGRPDERPGGRPDGNGEAADGRPTRGRGPGGGAVAGAGRRPPAPGRSVPPGRSVPPRRSVPPRRSASPLVQAVRRMPNPRLTGLGGGLFCGAVMFALACVDQLLFGASLAVYGVLFLPVCALTAWWVRRGDLLTAPVVVPLAFAFGLLPLADSSGGFGGRLMGLVTALATQAGWLYGGTLVAGVITAVRKIRQMSRRAAQRRRPA from the coding sequence GTGGAGCAACACAGGACGCGTCCCCCTCAGCACGGACCGCGACGCGGTACGCCCCTGCCCCCGCAGGCCGGGCGGGGCGGAGCCGGCGCCGGACGGCCCGGCAGGCCCGACGAACGGCCTGGCGGGCGGCCCGACGGGAACGGTGAGGCCGCCGACGGCCGGCCGACGCGCGGGCGCGGTCCGGGCGGCGGCGCCGTCGCCGGCGCGGGTCGCCGTCCGCCTGCTCCGGGTCGGTCCGTTCCGCCGGGTCGGTCCGTTCCGCCACGCCGGTCCGTTCCGCCGCGCCGGTCTGCTTCGCCGCTGGTCCAGGCGGTACGGCGGATGCCGAACCCGCGGCTCACAGGGCTCGGCGGGGGGTTGTTCTGCGGGGCGGTGATGTTCGCCCTGGCGTGTGTCGACCAACTGCTGTTCGGGGCGTCGCTCGCGGTGTACGGGGTGCTGTTCCTGCCGGTGTGCGCGCTGACCGCGTGGTGGGTGCGGCGGGGCGACCTGCTGACCGCGCCGGTGGTGGTGCCCCTCGCGTTCGCCTTCGGACTGCTGCCCCTCGCCGACAGCAGCGGGGGGTTCGGGGGGCGCCTGATGGGCCTGGTCACCGCGCTCGCCACGCAGGCGGGCTGGCTGTACGGCGGCACGCTGGTCGCGGGTGTCATCACGGCGGTGCGCAAGATCCGCCAGATGAGCCGCCGAGCCGCGCAGCGCCGCCGACCGGCCTGA
- the ppgK gene encoding polyphosphate--glucose phosphotransferase has product MQIFGVDIGGSGTKGAPVDLDRGELTEERFKVLTPHPATPDAVADGVKEVVGHFGWTGPVGITFPGVVTGGATIRTAANVDKSWIDTDARALLSDRLGGRPVTVLNDADAAGVAEMQFGAGRDRQGTVLVLTFGTGIGSALFVDGALVPNTELGHLELHGHDAEKRASTKVKEDNDMSWEHWAHRVQKYLAHVEMLFSPELFIIGGGVSRKSHKFLPLIEGIKAEIVPAALQNNAGIVGAAMTAAKSA; this is encoded by the coding sequence ATGCAGATCTTCGGTGTGGACATCGGTGGATCCGGGACCAAGGGCGCTCCCGTGGACCTGGACAGGGGCGAGCTGACGGAGGAGCGCTTCAAGGTGCTGACTCCGCACCCGGCGACGCCGGACGCGGTGGCCGACGGCGTGAAGGAGGTCGTCGGCCACTTCGGCTGGACGGGCCCGGTCGGGATCACGTTCCCGGGAGTGGTCACCGGCGGTGCCACGATCCGTACGGCGGCCAATGTGGACAAGAGCTGGATCGACACGGACGCGCGCGCCCTGCTGAGCGACCGGCTGGGCGGGCGCCCGGTGACGGTGCTGAACGACGCGGACGCGGCGGGTGTGGCCGAGATGCAGTTCGGCGCGGGGCGCGACCGCCAGGGCACGGTCCTCGTCCTCACGTTCGGCACGGGGATCGGCAGCGCCCTGTTCGTCGACGGCGCCCTCGTCCCGAACACGGAGCTGGGCCACCTCGAGCTGCACGGCCACGACGCGGAGAAGCGTGCCTCGACGAAGGTCAAAGAGGACAACGACATGTCGTGGGAGCACTGGGCGCACCGCGTCCAGAAGTACCTCGCGCACGTGGAGATGCTCTTCTCTCCGGAGCTGTTCATCATCGGCGGCGGAGTCAGCCGCAAGTCGCACAAGTTCCTGCCCCTGATCGAGGGAATCAAGGCGGAGATCGTCCCGGCGGCGCTTCAGAACAACGCGGGGATCGTGGGCGCGGCGATGACGGCGGCGAAGAGCGCGTAG